The Henckelia pumila isolate YLH828 chromosome 2, ASM3356847v2, whole genome shotgun sequence genome includes a window with the following:
- the LOC140879704 gene encoding uncharacterized protein isoform X1 — translation METKTSQSEPQVVDVRSVVEAVSAEDSDAPLYEVESLCMRCGDNGTTRFLLTLIPHFRKILLSAFECTHCGERNNEVQFAGEIQPKGCQYRLEVPSGDKKMFNRQVVKSEMATIKIPELDFEIPTEAQRGSLSTVEGILVRAADELEALQDERKKVDPQTAEAIDEFLIKLRACATGDSHFTFILDDPAGNSFIENPYAPSPDPLLIIKSYERTPEQHALLGYLVDPSQVGEPSAEPTTDGTISIPQIQSEPHGLVGAKAGRKAIAQGNSVENVDALFRYSSPEEVMTFPSTCGACATTSECRMFVTNIPYFREVIVMASSCDVCGYRNSEVKAGGPISDKGKKITVHVKNVRDLSRDVIKSDTAGVIVPEIELELTSGTLGGLVTTVEGLISKIGESLERVHGFTFGDSVDYTRKAKWQEFSAKLEKLKSLEEPWTLIIDDALANSFVAPATEELKDDYQLTLEEYERSLEQNEELGLNDMDTSSADAYVEAK, via the exons ATGGAGACCAAGACATCACAGAGCGAGCCACAGGTAGTGGATGTGCGGTCCGTGGTGGAGGCGGTCTCCGCTGAAGATTCCGACGCCCCTCTCTACGAGGTCGAGAGCCTATGCATGCGCTGCGGAGATAAT GGGACTACAAGGTTTTTGTTAACTCTTATTCCACATTTTAGAAAG ATACTACTGTCAGCTTTTGAATGCACCCATTGTGGGGAGAG GAATAATGAAGTGCAATTTGCCGGTGAAATCCAACCTAAAGGTTGTCAATATCGTTTGGAAGTTCCATCAGGTGATAAAAAG ATGTTTAACCGTCAGGTTGTGAAATCGGAAATGGCCACAATCAAG ATCCCTGAACTGGACTTTGAGATTCCTACTGAGGCTCAGCGTGGGTCTTTGTCAACA GTTGAAGGAATACTGGTCCGGGCTGCAGATGAGTTGGAAGCCCTTCAGGATGAGAGAAAG AAAGTGGATCCACAAACTGCGGAAGCAATAGATGAATTCTTGATAAAGCTGAGAGCTTGTGCCACTGGAGATTCACATTTTACTTTCATTCTTGATGATCCTGCTGGAAACAGCTTCATTGAGAACCC GTATGCTCCTTCACCTGATCCATTGTTGATAATAAAGTCCTACGAGAGAACACCTGAGCAACACGCCTTGTTGGGATATCTTGTGGACCCATCGCAAGTAGGAGAACCCTCTGCTGAACCAACTACAGATGGGACCATTAGTATTCCACAAATCCAAAGTGAACCACATGGTTTGGTTGGAGCGAAAGCTGGTCGTAAAGCAATAGCTCAGGGTAATAGTGTGGAAAATGTTGATGCTTTGTTTCGATATTCGTCACCTGAAGAG GTCATGACTTTTCCATCAACCTGTGGTGCTTGTGCTACCACATCTGAGTGTCGAATGTTTGTAACAa ATATTCCTTATTTTAGAGAAGTTATTGTCATGGCTTCCTCTTGCGATGTTTGTGGTTACCGTAATTCTGAG GTGAAGGCCGGTGGACCTATTTCTGATAAAGGTAAAAAGATTACAGTTCATGTGAAGAATGTAAGGGACCTTAGCAGGGATGTCATTAAG TCGGACACGGCTGGTGTGATCGTTCCAGAGATTGAGTTGGAATTGACCAGTGGCACTTTAGGTGGACTTGTCACAACTGTTGAAGGTTTGATATCAAAGATTGGTGAGA GTCTTGAGAGAGTACATGGTTTCACGTTTGGTGATAGTGTAGATTATACCAGAAAGGCCAAGTGGCAGGAATTTAGCGCAAAACTTGAAAAG TTGAAAAGCTTGGAAGAACCTTGGACTTTGATTATTGATGATGCTTTGGCAAACTCATTTGTTGCCCCTGCAACCGAGGAATTAAAAGACGATTATCAGCTGACAT TGGAGGAATACGAGAGGAGTTTGGAGCAAAATGAGGAACTGGGGCTAAATGATATGGATACGTCTTCAGCTGATGCTTATGTTGAAGCCAAGTGA
- the LOC140879704 gene encoding uncharacterized protein isoform X2, with product MKCNLPVKSNLKVVNIVWKFHQMFNRQVVKSEMATIKIPELDFEIPTEAQRGSLSTVEGILVRAADELEALQDERKKVDPQTAEAIDEFLIKLRACATGDSHFTFILDDPAGNSFIENPYAPSPDPLLIIKSYERTPEQHALLGYLVDPSQVGEPSAEPTTDGTISIPQIQSEPHGLVGAKAGRKAIAQGNSVENVDALFRYSSPEEVMTFPSTCGACATTSECRMFVTNIPYFREVIVMASSCDVCGYRNSEVKAGGPISDKGKKITVHVKNVRDLSRDVIKSDTAGVIVPEIELELTSGTLGGLVTTVEGLISKIGESLERVHGFTFGDSVDYTRKAKWQEFSAKLEKLKSLEEPWTLIIDDALANSFVAPATEELKDDYQLTLEEYERSLEQNEELGLNDMDTSSADAYVEAK from the exons ATGAAGTGCAATTTGCCGGTGAAATCCAACCTAAAGGTTGTCAATATCGTTTGGAAGTTCCATCAG ATGTTTAACCGTCAGGTTGTGAAATCGGAAATGGCCACAATCAAG ATCCCTGAACTGGACTTTGAGATTCCTACTGAGGCTCAGCGTGGGTCTTTGTCAACA GTTGAAGGAATACTGGTCCGGGCTGCAGATGAGTTGGAAGCCCTTCAGGATGAGAGAAAG AAAGTGGATCCACAAACTGCGGAAGCAATAGATGAATTCTTGATAAAGCTGAGAGCTTGTGCCACTGGAGATTCACATTTTACTTTCATTCTTGATGATCCTGCTGGAAACAGCTTCATTGAGAACCC GTATGCTCCTTCACCTGATCCATTGTTGATAATAAAGTCCTACGAGAGAACACCTGAGCAACACGCCTTGTTGGGATATCTTGTGGACCCATCGCAAGTAGGAGAACCCTCTGCTGAACCAACTACAGATGGGACCATTAGTATTCCACAAATCCAAAGTGAACCACATGGTTTGGTTGGAGCGAAAGCTGGTCGTAAAGCAATAGCTCAGGGTAATAGTGTGGAAAATGTTGATGCTTTGTTTCGATATTCGTCACCTGAAGAG GTCATGACTTTTCCATCAACCTGTGGTGCTTGTGCTACCACATCTGAGTGTCGAATGTTTGTAACAa ATATTCCTTATTTTAGAGAAGTTATTGTCATGGCTTCCTCTTGCGATGTTTGTGGTTACCGTAATTCTGAG GTGAAGGCCGGTGGACCTATTTCTGATAAAGGTAAAAAGATTACAGTTCATGTGAAGAATGTAAGGGACCTTAGCAGGGATGTCATTAAG TCGGACACGGCTGGTGTGATCGTTCCAGAGATTGAGTTGGAATTGACCAGTGGCACTTTAGGTGGACTTGTCACAACTGTTGAAGGTTTGATATCAAAGATTGGTGAGA GTCTTGAGAGAGTACATGGTTTCACGTTTGGTGATAGTGTAGATTATACCAGAAAGGCCAAGTGGCAGGAATTTAGCGCAAAACTTGAAAAG TTGAAAAGCTTGGAAGAACCTTGGACTTTGATTATTGATGATGCTTTGGCAAACTCATTTGTTGCCCCTGCAACCGAGGAATTAAAAGACGATTATCAGCTGACAT TGGAGGAATACGAGAGGAGTTTGGAGCAAAATGAGGAACTGGGGCTAAATGATATGGATACGTCTTCAGCTGATGCTTATGTTGAAGCCAAGTGA
- the LOC140883933 gene encoding thioredoxin O2, mitochondrial-like: protein MKGLSFVIRRLVAGTAPRTAAKSSSISENLVLYSAAAYSALLFAEDKSSPRFISSIAPGGALNYQSAIQNHFRSFSSSSSSDPSNIVSIESKEQFTDSLRKVQDESLPAIFYFTAVWCGPCRLLSPIIGQLSEKYPHVTTYKIDIDKEELGNELSKLNIHSVPTLHFFQNGKKASVVIGADVQRLKDTMEALYK, encoded by the exons ATGAAAGGACTGAGCTTCGTAATACGGCGTCTGGTGGCCGGCACGGCGCCACGCACCGCCGCAAAATCGTCTTCCATCAGCGAGAATCTCGTACTTTATTCCGCCGCCGCTTATTCCGCACTATTATTCGCCGAAGATAAATCCAGTCCACGGTTCATTTCCTCAATTGCCCCAGGCGGAGCGTTGAATTATCAATCAGCTATACAAAATCATTTCCGGAGCTTCTCCTCTTCATCCTCGTCAG ATCCGTCAAATATTGTGTCGATCGAGTCTAAGGAGCAGTTTACTGATTCTCTCCGCAAGGTACAAG ATGAATCCTTGCCAGCAATATTCTACTTCACTGCGGTTTGGTGTGGTCCTT GTAGGTTATTGTCTCCGATAATTGGGCAGTTAAGCGAGAAATATCCCCATGTCACCACTTATAAAATTGATATTGATAAG GAAGAGCTAGGAAATGAGTTGAGCAAGCTAAATATACATTCTGTG CCTACGCTGCACTTTTTTCAAAATGGTAAGAAAGCCTCCGTAGTCATCGGAGCAGACGTGCAACGGTTGAAGGATACGATGGAAGCACTCTACAAATGA